In the genome of Polaribacter sp. MED152, one region contains:
- a CDS encoding TonB-dependent receptor — protein MIKKTLLLVFIAFASLSMGAQTTITGVVKDAKTGETLPGANIKISRKAVGTNTDFDGKFVLTTTDVPPFTLEISMLGFQTEEVQITKNNQEVTVMLKENETALDEIVVSASRTPERIMESPVTVERMDTRAIKNTSAPSFYDGLENLKGVDINTNSLTFKSVNTRGFATFANTRFMQLVDGMDNSSPALNFAIGNLLGMSELDVKTVELLPGASSALYGANAFNGIMFMTSKSPFDDQGISVSVKGGYTSQEAAGTNEFYDMNIRMAYAFSDKFAAKATLAYLDGTEWFATDYRNNREGTSVDGDYIAGTRETDLNYDGLNIYGDEVTTNINGVAQTLEGLGIIPNGSSALIPSVDVSRTGYEERDLMTYEAKSVKFGGSLNYRPFGDDRLEIIWNSKFGVGNTIYQGTNRYNIQDFYLAQHKLEFRGKNFFVRGYVTNEDAGNSYDTRFAAININRAWKDDNTWFGEYVGAYLTGTLGGLNSDQSHALARQTAETGRFEPGTPEFQAAFNRVTSDPDLVTGSKFQDQTKLYHGDVNYNFQDVIDWAEFQVGGSYRRYSLNSNGSIFTDYDGPIDYDEYGVYTQMQKKFLEDDRLKFTASIRYDKAQNFDGNFSPRVSLAYAGGENKNQNFRASFQTGFRNPTTQDQYIGLNAGRAYLVGSAPDNLDRYQTQPLLVSGFGQGILGTATTTVSGRAAYENSFAASSVTAGAPVAANVDLVAPEKVTAYEVGYRGLVNAGSQRITVDLSAYYNSYEDFISGKNVITPFYGTVGDNSLSLAALANGDFTVFQTYTNTAADISSYGASIGLNTKILNGFDLGLNYTYAKFDFDRDSDPDFEPGFNTPEHKVKVQFGKTDLFENFGFNINLRWQDEYLWESTFMDATIEGRTVLDAQINYSVPSIKSIFKLGGANLTGQEYLSAPGVGAIGSQYYLSWTINN, from the coding sequence ATGATAAAAAAGACTTTACTCTTGGTATTTATAGCATTTGCTAGTTTATCAATGGGTGCACAAACTACTATTACTGGTGTAGTTAAAGATGCTAAAACAGGTGAAACACTTCCTGGTGCAAATATTAAAATTTCGAGAAAAGCGGTTGGTACAAACACCGATTTTGATGGAAAATTTGTTTTAACAACAACTGATGTGCCCCCTTTTACATTAGAAATATCAATGTTAGGGTTTCAAACAGAAGAGGTTCAGATTACAAAAAACAATCAAGAAGTTACTGTAATGCTTAAAGAAAATGAAACTGCTTTAGATGAAATTGTAGTTTCTGCTTCTAGAACACCTGAGCGTATTATGGAATCTCCTGTAACCGTAGAAAGAATGGATACTAGAGCAATTAAAAACACCTCTGCTCCTTCTTTTTATGATGGGTTAGAAAATTTGAAAGGTGTTGATATTAATACAAACAGTTTAACGTTTAAATCTGTAAATACTCGTGGTTTTGCAACATTTGCAAATACACGTTTTATGCAGTTGGTAGATGGTATGGACAATTCATCACCAGCCTTAAACTTTGCAATTGGTAACTTATTAGGTATGTCTGAGTTAGACGTAAAAACGGTAGAATTATTACCTGGTGCATCTTCTGCATTATATGGTGCAAACGCATTTAACGGTATTATGTTCATGACTAGTAAAAGTCCTTTTGACGATCAAGGAATTAGCGTTTCTGTTAAAGGAGGTTATACAAGTCAAGAAGCTGCAGGTACAAATGAGTTTTACGACATGAATATTAGAATGGCGTATGCGTTTTCAGATAAATTTGCTGCAAAAGCAACTTTAGCCTATTTAGATGGTACAGAATGGTTTGCTACAGATTATAGAAACAATAGAGAAGGTACTTCTGTTGATGGTGACTATATTGCTGGTACAAGAGAAACTGATCTTAACTACGATGGTTTAAATATTTATGGTGATGAAGTTACAACAAACATAAATGGTGTTGCACAAACTTTAGAAGGTTTAGGTATTATACCTAATGGTTCTTCTGCTTTAATACCAAGTGTTGATGTAAGTAGAACTGGTTATGAAGAAAGAGATTTAATGACTTACGAAGCTAAAAGTGTAAAGTTTGGTGGTTCTTTAAACTACAGACCTTTTGGTGATGATCGTTTAGAAATTATTTGGAACTCGAAATTTGGTGTTGGTAATACAATTTATCAAGGTACAAATAGATATAACATTCAAGACTTTTACTTAGCTCAGCACAAATTAGAGTTTAGAGGTAAAAACTTTTTTGTAAGAGGTTATGTAACTAATGAAGATGCAGGTAATTCTTACGATACTCGTTTTGCAGCAATTAACATTAACAGAGCTTGGAAAGACGATAACACTTGGTTTGGTGAATATGTTGGTGCTTATTTAACAGGTACTTTAGGAGGTTTAAACTCAGATCAATCTCATGCTTTGGCAAGACAAACTGCTGAAACAGGAAGATTTGAGCCAGGAACACCAGAATTTCAAGCTGCTTTTAATAGAGTAACTTCAGATCCAGATTTAGTAACTGGTTCAAAATTCCAAGATCAAACTAAATTATATCATGGAGATGTAAACTACAATTTTCAAGATGTTATAGATTGGGCAGAGTTTCAAGTAGGTGGTTCTTATAGAAGATATTCATTAAATTCTAATGGAAGCATTTTTACAGATTATGATGGGCCAATTGATTATGATGAATATGGTGTGTATACTCAAATGCAGAAAAAGTTTTTAGAAGACGATCGTTTAAAGTTTACAGCGTCTATTCGTTATGATAAAGCTCAAAACTTTGATGGTAATTTCTCACCAAGAGTTTCTTTAGCATATGCAGGTGGTGAAAATAAAAACCAAAACTTTAGAGCATCTTTCCAAACAGGTTTTAGAAACCCAACAACTCAAGATCAATATATTGGTTTAAATGCAGGTAGAGCATACTTAGTAGGTTCTGCACCAGACAATTTAGACAGATATCAAACACAACCATTATTGGTTAGTGGATTTGGACAAGGTATATTAGGTACAGCAACAACTACTGTTTCAGGTAGAGCAGCATATGAAAACTCTTTTGCAGCATCATCTGTAACTGCAGGTGCACCAGTAGCAGCAAATGTAGATTTAGTAGCTCCAGAAAAAGTAACTGCTTACGAAGTTGGTTATAGAGGTTTAGTAAATGCAGGTTCACAAAGAATTACTGTAGATTTAAGTGCTTACTATAACAGTTATGAAGATTTTATCTCTGGTAAAAACGTAATTACTCCTTTTTACGGAACTGTAGGTGATAATTCATTATCATTAGCAGCATTAGCTAATGGAGATTTTACGGTATTTCAAACTTATACAAACACAGCAGCAGATATTAGTTCTTATGGTGCTTCAATTGGTTTAAATACAAAAATACTTAACGGTTTCGATTTAGGATTAAATTATACATATGCAAAGTTTGACTTTGATAGAGATTCAGATCCAGATTTTGAACCAGGATTTAATACACCAGAACATAAAGTAAAAGTTCAATTCGGAAAAACTGATTTATTTGAAAACTTTGGTTTCAATATTAATTTAAGATGGCAAGATGAGTATTTATGGGAGTCTACTTTTATGGATGCTACAATCGAAGGAAGAACTGTTTTAGATGCTCAAATCAACTATTCTGTGCCAAGCATTAAGTCTATATTTAAATTAGGTGGAGCTAACTTAACAGGTCAAGAATACTTAAGTGCTCCAGGTGTTGGTGCAATAGGTTCTCAGTACTACCTTTCTTGGACAATAAATAACTAA
- a CDS encoding bifunctional riboflavin kinase/FAD synthetase: MKIFQKTSSFSSEEKTFVTIGTFDGVHFGHQKIIEKLVSEAKKEQKKSVLLTFFPHPRMVLQKDASIELINTINERANLLEKTGLDYLIIHPFSRAFSRTTALEFVRNILVNQLNISKLIIGYDHHFGKNREGNITQLTEYSHLYDFKVEEIPAQDIDDVSVSSTKIRRALHEGNLKTANHYLGYNFMLNGNVVNGKKLGGKIGYPTANIDIKEDYKLIPKTGVYVVKSTIDKEEVFGMMNIGNRPTVNGNHQTIEVHFFDFNKDLYHQNLTIELLYFLRDEQKFESLDLLIHQLKKDEHIARDYIKNNL; the protein is encoded by the coding sequence TTGAAAATTTTTCAAAAAACTTCTAGCTTTTCTTCAGAAGAGAAAACTTTTGTAACAATTGGTACTTTTGATGGTGTACATTTTGGGCATCAAAAAATTATCGAAAAATTAGTTTCTGAAGCAAAAAAAGAGCAAAAAAAATCAGTTTTATTGACGTTTTTTCCTCATCCAAGGATGGTTTTGCAGAAAGATGCGTCTATAGAATTGATAAATACCATCAACGAAAGAGCAAATTTATTAGAAAAAACAGGGTTAGATTACCTGATAATTCATCCCTTTAGTAGAGCTTTTTCTAGAACCACAGCTTTAGAGTTTGTTAGAAATATTTTGGTAAATCAACTAAACATATCAAAACTAATTATTGGGTATGATCATCATTTTGGTAAAAATAGAGAAGGTAACATAACTCAATTAACAGAATACAGCCATTTATACGATTTTAAGGTAGAAGAAATACCTGCACAAGATATTGATGATGTTTCTGTAAGCTCCACAAAAATTAGACGTGCCTTACATGAAGGTAACTTAAAAACGGCCAACCATTATTTGGGTTATAATTTTATGCTAAATGGTAATGTTGTAAATGGCAAAAAATTAGGAGGTAAAATTGGCTATCCAACTGCAAATATTGATATTAAGGAGGATTACAAATTAATTCCGAAAACTGGGGTATATGTTGTAAAATCTACAATTGATAAAGAAGAAGTGTTTGGAATGATGAATATTGGCAACAGGCCAACTGTTAATGGAAATCATCAAACCATAGAAGTACATTTCTTTGATTTTAATAAAGATTTATATCATCAAAATTTAACCATAGAATTGCTATACTTTTTAAGAGACGAACAAAAATTCGAATCTTTAGATTTACTAATTCATCAACTTAAAAAAGACGAACATATTGCAAGAGATTACATTAAAAACAATCTCTAA
- a CDS encoding SGNH/GDSL hydrolase family protein, which produces MKNYKYISLFLLSLGLISCDVNNELDEIQAEPVEQVELNTNGLDFSSYVSVGASFTAGFTDNALFIAAQENSFPNILAGKFGTNFAQPLMNDNIGGLLFAGNVIQGPRLFFDGAGPAGLPATPSTEVTSALSGGFNNYGVPGAKSFHFVASGYGNVQGVPVGLANPYFARMASSASATVLGDAMAQSPTFFTLSEIGGNDVLGYALSGGIGVDQTGNFDPTTYGGSDITDPNVFAQVFTTMVSTLTSGGAKGVVANVPYITDLAYFTTVPHNAIPLDAGTAAVVNGAYAPYNAGIQQAFGALVQLGVMTQEMAAAEIAKRTISFSAGQNAVVIIDEDLTDLEALNPAFAGLKQFRQATADDLLVLTSSSFIGTLADPNNPLSVNGVGVALADQWVVTPEEQLAIKTATDAYNATIEATASANPNVALVDFKAVLEEASMGIMFDDYTLTTSLVTGGLISLDGVHLTARGYALMANKIMAAMDADFGTNFTSATGGLAVAGDYPTNYSPALR; this is translated from the coding sequence ATGAAAAATTATAAATATATATCACTTTTTTTACTGTCATTAGGACTTATTTCTTGTGATGTAAATAATGAATTAGATGAAATTCAAGCTGAGCCTGTAGAACAGGTAGAGTTGAATACAAACGGATTAGATTTTTCTTCGTATGTTTCTGTAGGTGCTTCTTTTACAGCAGGTTTTACAGATAATGCCTTATTTATTGCAGCACAAGAAAATTCTTTTCCAAATATCCTAGCAGGTAAATTTGGAACTAATTTTGCACAACCATTAATGAATGATAATATTGGTGGACTTTTATTTGCAGGAAATGTAATTCAAGGACCAAGATTGTTTTTTGATGGTGCAGGTCCAGCTGGTTTGCCAGCTACACCTTCTACAGAGGTTACTTCTGCATTATCAGGTGGCTTTAATAACTATGGTGTTCCAGGCGCAAAAAGTTTTCATTTTGTAGCTTCAGGTTATGGTAATGTTCAAGGTGTGCCAGTTGGTTTGGCTAATCCATACTTTGCAAGAATGGCTTCTAGTGCTTCTGCAACAGTTTTAGGAGACGCTATGGCTCAATCACCAACCTTTTTCACATTATCTGAAATTGGTGGTAATGATGTTTTAGGATACGCTTTATCTGGTGGTATAGGAGTTGATCAAACAGGAAATTTCGACCCAACAACTTATGGTGGTTCAGATATTACAGATCCAAATGTATTTGCACAAGTATTTACAACAATGGTTTCTACATTAACTTCTGGTGGAGCAAAAGGTGTTGTGGCTAACGTACCTTACATTACAGACTTAGCTTATTTTACAACTGTACCTCATAATGCAATTCCTTTAGATGCAGGAACAGCTGCTGTAGTAAATGGTGCTTATGCTCCATATAATGCAGGTATACAGCAAGCTTTTGGAGCTTTAGTACAATTAGGTGTAATGACGCAAGAAATGGCTGCAGCTGAAATTGCTAAAAGAACTATTTCATTTTCAGCAGGTCAGAATGCGGTTGTAATTATCGATGAAGATTTAACAGATTTAGAAGCGCTTAATCCTGCTTTTGCTGGCTTAAAGCAATTCAGACAAGCTACTGCAGATGATTTATTAGTATTAACTAGTTCTTCTTTTATTGGTACTTTAGCTGACCCTAACAATCCATTATCAGTAAATGGAGTAGGTGTAGCTTTAGCTGATCAATGGGTTGTAACACCAGAAGAGCAATTAGCAATTAAAACTGCTACAGATGCATATAATGCTACAATAGAGGCAACAGCTTCAGCAAATCCTAATGTTGCATTAGTAGATTTTAAAGCTGTTTTAGAAGAGGCTTCTATGGGTATTATGTTTGATGATTATACATTAACTACAAGCTTAGTTACAGGAGGTTTAATTAGTTTAGATGGTGTTCATTTAACAGCTAGAGGTTATGCTTTAATGGCTAATAAAATTATGGCTGCTATGGATGCTGATTTTGGAACTAACTTTACTTCTGCTACTGGAGGTTTAGCGGTGGCAGGAGATTATCCTACCAATTATTCACCAGCACTTAGATAG
- the serS gene encoding serine--tRNA ligase, with product MLQVQFIRENKTKVLEGLAKRNFANAETLIEQVLTADENRRATQVELDNTLAESNKLSKEIGNLYKTGKAQEANVLKEKTGQLKESSKELSEKLSQFSDELDQLLYQIPNVPHASVKAGSSEEDNENIFSEGTIPNLGDHALPHWELAKKYDIIDFELGTKISGAGFPVYKGKGARLQRALINYFLDKNTAAGYKEVQVPHLVNTASATATGQLPDKDGQMYHSTVDDLYLIPTAEVPITNMFRGDLVQESDFPIALTGYTPCFRREAGSYGAHVRGLNRLHQFDKVEIVRVEHPENSYKALDGMVEHIKNILRELKLPYRILRLCGGDTGFTSALTFDFELFSTAQDRWLEISSASNFETFQANRLKLRFKNKEGKSELAHTLNGSSLALPRVLAGILENYQTENGIQVPEVLIPYTGFDMIN from the coding sequence ATGTTACAAGTACAGTTTATTAGAGAAAATAAAACCAAAGTTTTAGAAGGTTTAGCAAAACGTAATTTTGCTAATGCTGAAACACTTATTGAACAAGTTTTAACTGCAGATGAAAACAGAAGAGCTACACAAGTTGAGCTTGATAATACCTTAGCAGAATCTAATAAACTATCTAAAGAAATTGGTAACTTGTACAAAACAGGAAAAGCGCAAGAGGCTAATGTTTTAAAAGAAAAAACAGGGCAATTAAAAGAGAGTTCTAAAGAATTGTCTGAAAAACTGTCTCAATTTTCTGATGAATTAGACCAACTTTTGTATCAAATACCAAATGTACCTCATGCTTCTGTAAAAGCAGGCTCTTCAGAAGAAGACAATGAGAACATTTTTAGTGAAGGCACTATCCCTAATTTAGGAGATCATGCACTTCCTCATTGGGAGTTGGCCAAAAAATACGATATTATTGATTTTGAATTGGGTACTAAAATTTCTGGTGCTGGTTTTCCTGTTTATAAAGGAAAAGGAGCAAGGTTACAACGTGCTCTAATCAATTATTTTTTAGATAAAAATACAGCTGCTGGTTATAAAGAAGTTCAAGTGCCACATTTGGTAAATACAGCTTCTGCAACTGCAACTGGGCAATTGCCAGATAAAGATGGTCAAATGTATCATTCAACTGTAGATGATTTGTATTTAATACCAACTGCAGAAGTACCAATTACAAATATGTTTCGTGGAGATTTGGTTCAAGAATCAGATTTTCCAATTGCTTTAACTGGTTATACACCTTGTTTTAGACGCGAAGCTGGTAGTTATGGTGCTCACGTTCGTGGTTTAAACAGATTGCATCAATTTGATAAAGTAGAAATTGTAAGAGTAGAGCACCCAGAAAATTCTTACAAGGCTTTAGATGGAATGGTTGAACACATTAAAAATATTCTAAGAGAGCTTAAATTACCTTACAGAATTTTACGTTTGTGTGGTGGAGATACAGGTTTTACTTCTGCTTTAACTTTCGATTTTGAATTGTTTTCTACAGCTCAAGATAGATGGTTAGAAATTAGTTCTGCCTCTAATTTTGAAACTTTTCAGGCAAACAGATTAAAACTTCGTTTTAAGAACAAAGAAGGTAAAAGCGAATTAGCACACACGTTAAATGGTAGCTCATTGGCTTTACCACGTGTATTAGCTGGAATTTTAGAGAATTATCAAACAGAAAATGGAATTCAAGTTCCGGAAGTCTTGATTCCTTATACTGGTTTTGATATGATTAATTAG